The nucleotide sequence CATACGCTTCACTATCGATTATGTTTTTCTTATAGATCGTTTCATCACAACCCAAATTATAGATCTGAGCTATGAGCCATGGTCCAAATTTATCTACTTCATATAAACCATCATCACCATAATATGATAAACTTTTAAATGGtgttgaaatgattttcaatatgTTCGTTGTAATTTTTCCAGATGGTATTTCACGAAATTGATAAGGAATCATCATATAATGAGCCAATAAGCTAGGAAACGTGATTGATAATTGATACCAATTCTTCCAGTTGTTTTTCCACTCGTTCGCCATTTCATACTGGTTGGTTTTCTCGTTAAATGGTatcgtttttttgacaaattcaatTACCAGATTGATGAAGACCTCTGCACGATTCATatactttttgattttcttttcaaagtcGGGATCTTTTTTTGCCACATTAGCAACTACTGACCAATTTCCATATTCGAGTGTCTTAGCCAACTCTTTGATGACTACACGTAAATCATTCGCTGCTAGGCACGAACAGTAAccgaaatcatcaaaattttctctccatttatattcaatttttatttcaccaGTAGTCTTGTAAGTATCATCTTCAAAGTCGTAAGATCCAGCCTTTATAATTTCTTCCAGCGGGTATCCGCATTCCGGATCTTGTTTTATTATAACTTCTCGTGCTTTGCTAACCGACCAATACTTATTTGgctctttttcgaatttttcatctaGTTTTCTGTTAGACAAGAATGCGTCACTTGATGAAGTAGTTGTACTCAAGTATGACCACTGATTGGAATCCGGCCCATTTACCGATTGGAAAACGATCAAGAATAGAAACGGTAACAATTTCCCcgaattttccaacatttttcgtGGATTCGGATAATGAAGGCCACTGATTTGAATTCCGTGCAGATATTtcctaattaaaaaaaaaatcagtattagAAGCTGTGGAAACTTCCTTGAAATTTCCTATgtatattttcaactttggtttTTGTATTTAAtgattaggtaagtacctatttgttgcataaaaaatttacatctagTATTATGGGTAAATTTGGGGCCACTATGATTTCAAATGTGAACCATTTCTTCACGACAGCCTTTCTAAATATGGTAGGTAATAATTGATTTaggatgtaggtacctactacctagtacttACACAATGATGTTGGCCATTACACTGGatgatttttgggcaaaaaaaagaaaaatcaagatttaaaGTTTAAACATAGGCCTATGCATTTCATATCAATATGAGTGAATTATcctttcacgattttttcgatattattttctatttcatttttgttgataaataaaaaatcttgaGCCCATGATAATCTctttatccaattttttactcaaaaaaatattcaaatgctCTATACATATACGTATGACTGTGAAGTGTATGAGAGATGATTGATACTAAGATGATAAGACTGAATAAAATACTCGGACACAACGATGAATGTGAAAAGAACCCTGGCGCAAGTTGGGATCATGTTTCAAGAAAGGAAAAGTACTTGGATGGGTCAtttccacctcaattcgaccaaagTTTTTGAGTCATGTTCTTCGAttccgctcaaaattttttctataatttctaCCCACACAATAAGTCAGAAACCCCCAATTATGTTTGGTCCCATTCTCCTCATGGGGTGGTGGGGtacttccattattttcacgatgtctcgaggtactcaaattCAACAGCGCatgcctccaaagctatgacactttgatcaaaactgatttcacaattcgaaatttgaaattttcaaaagttgaaagttccaaattcaaaatagcgctgtgagtgggagctaccattcaaaattctgaaaaaatttctttagatgtaccttttgatggttttttgaaatatttaattttcgagttgGGATCTTTCAATGGAGAGGCCGGGGGAGTACTCTCTCCTACAAATTTGGGcgcaaaacattcaaaaaaaatctgaggtaTATGATAttatatcaaattgtatgtttatggtgacgctgaacacgaatatgacgtcatattttttattggacccatccacggctcccagcacctccccaaacgGGGTGAAAGTCAAATATGATTTCATTCGTGTGATATATGAAATAGGTAGTATGTTTTCTTAGTCGGTGAACACGAATATACTCTCAGTtattcaaattgacctcacccatgtcCCCCAGCCAGAACCTCCGAGTTTCTTatttattgggtgggtagacattgtaaaaaaaaaatgagcaaaatcgaaagacatgacgaCATGActaacaaaattgaatttttttttttgttcgaattgacatggaatgacccaggtgCATTCTTTTGATGATATTTGTACAAGTCGAACCTCGATATGAAATTCAGCTCGGacgaatattaaattttttcaaaattatcagaattgAAGGAAACAACGTTTCCTGTTTTGaaacttataatcaatttttctcgtttaattATTATGGTACCTATCGCAATAAAATGCAGTTGAACATTGGTATCaattcatatcatttttttgtattccgCTTTAAAATATTCCAACGTCATCGTATTTCCAATGCGATTACTAGGTAAAGTTATATCATTTCCTGCCATGTTGTCATGATGAACACGTGTCACCATAGAAATCCTTGATaaacttattatttttactgCTCATATCCCACGCGAAAAAATATCCCTATTATTACAGGTTATGTAGCCTAAGTaatatttgtaggtacctaacatcaTTGTAAATAAATGTGAAAGaagaccaaaaacaaaaaattgcaatttgcaacACAAAGAGTTGGTTTtggaagtacattttttttggccaaggaataattttcattgaaaatagcaagattttcatcaaacaataaaaaaaaaaaacattttgtgagtttttaaaattttttcaaaatgttgtgtttttattttcaagaaaaaattccaacttgaaatttttgtaagtcaAGAATGGTGAAAAGCGTAAGGTATATAAAGGTTTTTTAAACACCTCACCAGTGACTGTGTTGGGTACCTACCAGGTTTAAATCTCACCCCAGCAGAgaaattcttttgatttttaaaattttttgggaagaaTCCTTCGTTCTTGGAGGgtctacaataaaataaaaaaaacaataattgtaccgctgtaaatatttttaaaaaacgaagaTTTTTTACCACTCGTGATTTCTTTTGGTTTTACAAGTGGTATTTTTTCGTGTGAGTGATTTTaaagatgaaacatttttttcaatttttcatttttacatatACGAAAGGTTTTTGGtagaatgtaaattttttccagaaatgttCAGTTTCCTCTGATAATAAAGTAAGGTAAAAACCATTGACAAATTGTCGAACGAAAAACTTACGAGGGGTCTCAAAAGtacacaaaaaatgttttcgaaacacctttttttgatcttttagaTGTTACTCCgattgaaaatgactgaaaattgacattaaaaTTGCTCATACGTAGGTCTTAGGTACATATCAATTATCAACTTATCGAGAAATTCTGGCAAATAATCATAAATCTGTTTTTCAATTAAAGTATCTGGTGACTTGAGGAggcattttcaacatttcaaaatcgGTTCTAAGGTTtaggaaaagtaaaaaaaaaaaaaaaaaaaaaaaaaggaatcaaaaaaaGTGGCATTTGTTCTGGGAATCTTCACCCATAGTCATAGAGTCATAGATTATCCCAAGTTGCTAGCAGTGTTGATAGGAATTATAAAAAATCGACttgcaaaaaatgtacctattgatTTAAATTTGTAACTCTATTTATACCTAGTAACATCTACTATTACCATGAAGATCCCAGATAATTCTTCAAACGATAATTTAAATTTAGGAAAttaaaatgtacttacttacaacgtatcaaaaatctgatgattGCCTCGAATATTAAATATCATGTACTATAACTTCAACACTCTATTAAAGTTTAAACGAATAGAATGCACGTATTAGCAAAGGTATCCTTTAATCATTAAAGTAAAATATGGGGACAATTATTATGACTAACActagataataataataaaaaaaaaaaacagctagGTATTCGCTTGTTAAAActattttccattaaaaacGAATGTTTTCAGGAAAATGATAACAATTGAATACgtgataggtaagtacatatatttgtACTTACACATAATATGTAGttataaaattgtaattatATTGAGCACAGATGATAAGTAAGAGGGCGTCGAATAAACTGGatcaaaaaaaagctcaaaaattttttatccgTAAAATGAacataaattaaaaagaaaatcaatcattttttcaacaaaatttatacctaattaaGTAAATCTAATGAGATGGggaacactaaaaaaaataggtcTATATTTTGAACTCTGCACatcaaaaaacacaacaaacgaGACGTCActtgtcattttcaattttttgttttctgatcATGTTTCAGAGCTTTGATGAGAGAACATCAGATTTAGCCAACATGTAAACTCAGTACTTCAAAAGAAACcgttttatttatatttacctatttatttttcttgatttttcattaaaattgggGCTTTTTAAGTCTCTTTAGGGCATTCCACCTCGACTCAACCAACGGTTTTGAGTCATGACTTTctatttcgctcatttttttttacagtgtctacccacccaataaatGAAAGAcctgcaatcagtttggtctcaGCACCCTCAAAGGGCGGGAGGGGGGCTTCCAATATTTTTAGATAGCCTCgaagtactcaacttcagcgGCGCATTACTCCAGAGCTATGACACTtctgatcaaaactgatttcacagtttgaaaagggcattgcatttcaaactttttaagtaagtatttggaaattttcaaaagttgaaaattgaacttataaactgaaagttcaaatttcaaaatttgatattatatgaaatttattttaataaaaatctacaatcctgaagaaaagaaaatgaaatataattGGTAAAAATAGCATAAaccatctaaaaaaaatacatagatacaattaaaatacctatctactcaatttgttgaaattcattttcttataaaaaattaaataggtaggtagttctcCACCCAATACCTTAGTATTTCAAAAAGAAGATCATTGTAGGTGATAAGTACAcagattataatttttcagtcatcatatcgcacctcgggagtaataaggtcacatctcaaaaaagtgaaattttacaggagagtgatttaatttttttttttaacttgattcattatttttatcaacttataattaattgtgaggaatgaatagcacctcattttaaagatctggtatcctaccttcatttagcataagagcactttgaaaaataaaatcttaaagaggaaatatttcaatgtttggaaaacattttgagttagaacctttcattaaagttgatgtggaggtgaaaggaagcgtccaacaaaaaatttcatgacaacaatgttgtagagaattaaatttccaatcgacataatgtcattagtttttttctagagtgcttagtttttgagtttttctcaaaaaactaaaatttcatgatatgtgcaaattcatttttctgaaaaatgatcaatttaaaaaaatttttccatttggtacaaaccaataagaaatgcactccttgtgactatttctaactggcaaacattcaaaacaatcaaaactatttgttaacactttgtatgtacgaaatttgctcaaaaaaggtggagttttttgagatgtgaccttataactccaaacaacttgcaatgttgttgagattttgagttaggccatttgcgttttttacaagataatgtacccaactcaaagtgtaatttttggttgagcggggtcatacaaaccccaaaaatgcaaaaacatcaaaatcaatttttttttagatgtgaccttattactcccgaggtgcgatatctaaaaatattcccaaaatcatttttttccattaccaACCTAAAAGCTCTATTAAGAACTAGGAAGGTGatctaataaaaatgaaacttgaaaaaaaagtttaaaaaattatatttgattAGGATAGATGGTAAATAGGTTTACCTACCGAGGTATACGtttaattaaatattatttttggtaCCTGTAATATACTTATCGGTACATAGaaggtataggtattttaatcAGTAGAAGAATATTGTTGAACCGACGTGGATAtacaaaaaaacaccaattaaTGAGTCTCACTTCTAGcgctcaattttattttttctaagtagtttttggtaaatttttgaaaattcaaaatccatttttgaggtagaaagctaaaatttagtcCAAATCTACCCTATTTTTCGACCTGCCgaattgattttgatgatttaaagatctttttggagccttcaataaatttttggatttttcccaTTGAGGGAAAATTGACATAAGAAaggattgaaataaaattcaatacttaTTGTTAACTCGGATACATTGTCTTCGTGGCTCTTTTGAACAATTTGGGCAcagtttttcgaaaatcgttttttccGGTTCAAATTCAGCgttttttttaggtgatttttttgaggatGGGGAATAAAAAAGTCGTTTATGATCTCATTGAAACAAAAAGTGCGAATTCGACTCAAAATGTATCTatggatttcaaaattgattaggtTCTTGGGGGATATTTTGAaacctccagtaaattttaaaatgttttagatcttgaagggaaaaaaatccagCGTGGGTTTCAATCTGAGagttaaatttttgagaaattatgccaaaaatgaattagatGAAGGGTCATATAAAGTCGATGAATCCAAGTttaatatacctattacctacatactgaatttcattttggtcttttttattaaaatttttacaaaactgtaaaatccaaaaatctgctccCCTAAAACCTCCAGGCTCCAACAATTGTTTTGGAGACTAACAAATTAGGTGGTGTAACCAATTTTCAGTTCCTCAATTTCACCCTGTTTGGGATACCAACATCtcttttttgcttttaaaaattatctataaCATAACTTTCAAACAGGTAGCAGATTCAGTTAGAACTAAACTCTGTCAATAAacgtaaaatatgaaaaataaaatacctacatccaATAAAACTGGTTAGTTGAAGAATATCAGAATATTTGATTTCTTGCGCATATACGCGTTTCTATCCTCAGCATCAAAGACAAATGTACCGCCACGAATCGACTCACGTTCCTCCTCATTGGGCAGAGGAGCAGCGCACATATATTCACCAGAAACCGACGACGACACTACATTGTTTTGTGTATCCAAAGTCCATTTCTCAACGCTGTTCTCAAATTCATCCAAAGGTAATATTGTCTTGCCAGCATCAAAATCTCGCCACATTGGATTACGCTGAAGTTTTTCTTCCAGAATCGTCCTGATTGTACAGTTCTCCAAGTTGACAATATGCTGCAATCGCACAATTTTCCccgttggaattttcaaaacttgcagTTCGTGTTTAGTTTGTTCAAGTTTATGAGGGTCTACATCGACCAAACTGTACCGAATACCCAATTCTGTGTCTCCTTTGCGGTTATCAATTTCTAAATCGATGACCACGTATGTTTTATTACGATGTGAGTAacgaatgtactcgtatacccGATATTTGCCATAATCTTCTATTTCATAGttttgtagcagaaaatcttgCCGAGTTTCCTCTGTAAGACCTAAACTACCAACAATGCCCCACGAATTATTGGTGGGATAGTAAATATCAAGTAGTATGTCCATCGGTCCAATGTAATCGTCGTGATTTGTGGAAAATATCAAACCATAGGCGTATTTAAAATCCGGAATTCGAATATTGGATTCGGCACTGTAAGGTATACGGGATTGGACCCAATACTGGGAATACACGTTGCTATTTAAATCTGCATTATAGAATGTAAGACCTGCTGTCACACCTCGTACAAAAAATCTGCACTTAGGTGTATTGATGCGCAAAATTCGAGCTAGTGGCATGATTTTACTACCAAATGGTGCTTTCGGATCATAATCAGAGTAGAAATCATCACGACGGATTAATATACCGGGAGGACCACGATTAATATAGGGATGAAGTAGAAGTGATGAGATTCTCTTCCAGTGCACTGGTGGTGTAGGCTTATTGGCCAAGTTTTTGTCAAATGAGTAAGCATACATGGCATAACTCGAGCACATCTGTTGAAAGTATCGAAAGCCAAGAACCGTTTCCTCAAATATATATGTTCCATCACGATGAAGTCCTAAACCAAAACAAACCTCACTATAAGGTAATACTATCTCCTGCATCATTTTTCCATACACTTCGCCATCGATTATGTTTTTCTTATACATGGTTTCATCACAATCCAAATTGTAGATCTGAGCTATGAGCCATGGCCCAAACACAGTTACTGCATAATCACTATCTTGATCATATAAGAAACTTTTAAATGGtgttggaataattttcaatatgtttgttgtaatttttttagacGGCATTTCACGTAATTGATATGGAACCATCATATAATGAGCCAATAAGCTAGGAAACATGATTGACAATTCAGACCCAATTCCCCATGTGTTATTCCacttgccaattttttcatacttgttGGTTATCTCATTAAATGGTATGGTTTCTGTGACAAATTCAATTACCAGATTGATAAAGACCTCTGCACGATTCATATATGTTTTAAGTTTCTTTTCAAAGTCAGGATCTTTTTTTGCCATATCAACAACAACTGACCAATTTCCATATTTGAGTGTTTTAGCCAACTCTTTAATGATTACACGTAAGTCATTTGCTGCTAGGCATATACAGCTACCAAAATCATAACGTTTTTTTGTCCAATTATATTTAATTTGTGTTTCATCAGTAGTCATGTaagtatcattttcaaattcataagaTCCAGccttcattattttttccatatCAGATCCGCAATCCCAATCTTTTTTTATTATAGCTTCTCGTGCTTTGCTAACCGACCAATAGTTATTCGgctctttttcaaatttttcatccagtTCTCTATTGAACAAGAATGCATCGCTTGATGAAGTAGTTGTACTCAAGTATGGCCACTTACTGGAATCCGGCGCATTTACCAATGGGAAAACGATCAAGAATAAAAACGATAAAGATTTCCCcgaattttccaacatttttcctGGATTTGGATAATGAAGACCACCGAGTTGAATTCCGTGCAgatattttctgattgaaaaaaaaattagtattaaAAGCTGTGAGAATtaatttccttgaattttcctaCATTTTCAGTAATGACTATAATTGTTGCATGAAAAACTACATCTAGGCAgggctttttttgaaaaaaacgaaagaattctaaaaataaatgaatatatAAATTTGGTAAGTAaccttttcaacaaattttgatttttttttggtcaaaaccatTCAAATACAAAATATGTCAAGATtgtcacattgaaatttttgaattattatggaaaattattacttgaagagcaaaaaaaagtaattaatcaaaattttctatttaaaaacggtacaaattttttttaaaaaataaaaaagtaatttaggtactttgatttttttttaaaacacagaGGCGAGAAGGGGTGCATGAAAAGTATAGACTAGCAGCTTCTATTTtccatcacccccccccccccttccaggaaggaaatacaaaaaaaggcctgcaTCTAGGTACAATGAATGAGTTTGGGCccactaatttcaaatttgaaccattCCTTCAGAACAGCCTTACTAAACCGGTACCTACGTAATTGATTAAAGGTGTACCTacacaatttcatttttgcaataACTTATACCTGCTGGataatttttaacagaaaaaaatcaagattcaatTCGAAAACCTATATAGGCTTACACATGTTATATTAATATGAGTGAATCATCCTCTCACGAGTTACCGTGAAAACCCCAGATAATTCTTAAAACgataatttacctaaatttagaAGGTTAAAATGTGCTTACTTACAACGTAGATACCACAAATCAAATGATCACCTCGAAAATCAAATATCATGTAGGTACTAACTTCAACACTTCATTAAATTTGAAACGAATTGAATCCATGCATTAGCAAAAGTATCCTATCATTGTTGATAAACGAAATATCAGATctgaaattagatttttgatgTACATAAAAAGTATAATCTGGGGACAATTATGACTAACACTAgataaccagaaaaaaaaaacggaaaacgGAGATTCACTTGTGAAATTATTTGCCATTAAAAATGAGTGTTTTCAGGAAGgcgataaattgaaaaagtgataCAGCTACACAtagtttttaaaactttaattaCATCGAGTATTTATAAGTGAGGAGATAGAGGGCATGGCATATTTTGTGGTCAGAAATTCTGCGCACTTCAGGAGGATAAGTACACtcaaaattctatattttttgttcataaGATCAATCCTTGAGTTTGGGATACTAATCTGGTTCCCTCATactaaaaaatgcataaaagaatttgaaaaaatccaaaatagatttctaaaatacctatactcgtatttgaagaCTTTTGAGTACTATCCTCATGACCTTTCACAAAAAGAACTTTTAGAAGGATTTGAAATTGACTTATTGttagaaaaaagaagagaaataaTTGCAGTAATGTTCCTATACGATATCTCATCCACTGTAACATAAACGACGGTAATCTTCTGGGAACAATTAATTTCTGAGCCCCAAAGATCCATTctagacaaaaaaatattctccttgTTTTTAATTGTTTCTCCCTTCacaaaaagttgttgaaatctTTACTTTGCTGCCAGAAAATTGacaaagtctcgatttttcatttaaaaaatttcgaaatacaTGTAATAAgtttaacttttcaaaatgaaattcatttcaatttgtaatattctgttgtttttttttgggggggtgggggtaattttttctgcattgaaatgttttggttGCATTTTGTCACgtttttttggctacttttcaatattactttttggctactttttcaagatttttcggCTACAAAATTAGCTTTTCTTGGAGGGGGGAGAGTCAAAGGACAAGCTCTGTCCTCGTTTTATTAAGTTCTgttcacttttcattttcaaaatcaactttttttaaaaattcatcattcaaattctaaaattttgaatcaaaagaaataaacaAATGTTTTTAAACATTGTTTTACCTCTtgaaactggaatttttgaaagcttttgcccttgcttcgctggGGGTCAATTCCTATctctaaactaaaaaaaataaaattttgagggctCTATTTTGTCATCTTTAAATACAttgttagtccggcatatgacaataggagtaattgcaccctcccccccccgccgatcctccgagacaacttttttcttaaagtggacatcctaaggaacattttaaagcaaacttgcccaaaaaaagttggccttacttacaaaatggcggccattttgattgacaggtcagccgaaatcgcagattttgcgttttaacatagcacttgcacgaactttttccaactttacaaaggtagatagaaagatcatgcaaaaatgtatcacctgtcaaaatttcaagtgataaagtgcgtttttcgatttttggtgaatttttgaaaatcgaatttaggccaaaaaatcaaaattttactaaattgaccaagaaagctgaggaatataccctattttcgacatgcaaaatcgattggaaatggttccaacccgttttgagcagttctggagtctccagcaaatttttgaaactcgaaattcccacaaaattctatcaaattggagttgtaaagctaaaatttattctaaaaactaatttcaatacgctacgaagtactgcaggtgaatttcaagtcgttttggagcctccagcaactttttgaaaattcctgaagcctccagcagatttttgaaactttaaattttcacaaaatttcatcaaatggagatggaaagctgaaatttactctacactccatttttaacaccctctaaagtcgacttcaggtgagttcaagtaatttagggcctccagcgactttttttggaaattactggagcctccagtagatttttgaagctttaaattttcacaaaatgtcatcaaatggagatggaaagctgaaaactctacactccaattttaacccattctgaa is from Planococcus citri chromosome 1, ihPlaCitr1.1, whole genome shotgun sequence and encodes:
- the LOC135847413 gene encoding uncharacterized protein LOC135847413 produces the protein MLENSGKSLSFLFLIVFPLVNAPDSSKWPYLSTTTSSSDAFLFNRELDEKFEKEPNNYWSVSKAREAIIKKDWDCGSDMEKIMKAGSYEFENDTYMTTDETQIKYNWTKKRYDFGSCICLAANDLRVIIKELAKTLKYGNWSVVVDMAKKDPDFEKKLKTYMNRAEVFINLVIEFVTETIPFNEITNKYEKIGKWNNTWGIGSELSIMFPSLLAHYMMVPYQLREMPSKKITTNILKIIPTPFKSFLYDQDSDYAVTVFGPWLIAQIYNLDCDETMYKKNIIDGEVYGKMMQEIVLPYSEVCFGLGLHRDGTYIFEETVLGFRYFQQMCSSYAMYAYSFDKNLANKPTPPVHWKRISSLLLHPYINRGPPGILIRRDDFYSDYDPKAPFGSKIMPLARILRINTPKCRFFVRGVTAGLTFYNADLNSNVYSQYWVQSRIPYSAESNIRIPDFKYAYGLIFSTNHDDYIGPMDILLDIYYPTNNSWGIVGSLGLTEETRQDFLLQNYEIEDYGKYRVYEYIRYSHRNKTYVVIDLEIDNRKGDTELGIRYSLVDVDPHKLEQTKHELQVLKIPTGKIVRLQHIVNLENCTIRTILEEKLQRNPMWRDFDAGKTILPLDEFENSVEKWTLDTQNNVVSSSVSGEYMCAAPLPNEEERESIRGGTFVFDAEDRNAYMRKKSNILIFFN